The proteins below come from a single Serinus canaria isolate serCan28SL12 chromosome 6, serCan2020, whole genome shotgun sequence genomic window:
- the CALHM3 gene encoding calcium homeostasis modulator protein 3, with the protein MDRFRMIFQYFQSNSESVMNGICGLLALASVKMYTSLDFSCPCLPQYNMAYGLGIMFVPPIILFLCGLILNRQSLVMLEEWRRPPGHRKKDQAVIRYMCSSIMQRAMVAPVVWIIVTLLDGKCLICAFSGSLDPQKFVGFANVSTEQVQQLLAKVPCKDDELMRNNTSRKAVSRYLRCWSQALGWSILLILIIAAFLARWLRPCFSQATLLQARHWSNYIDIEQKIFEDTCCEHSRLFAHKCILHFFESMQQEIKLHSFSLPREGEGAEGGEGLLQGITDHDQVNKLLKTWYYEKPPLDVSQAHQRHPLVRERSPLPRAENARSHSKFPQHTSV; encoded by the exons ATGGACCGTTTCCGGATGATCTTCCAGTACTTCCAATCCAACTCGGAGTCTGTAATGAATGGGATCTGTGGGCTCTTGGCCCTGGCAAGTGTAAAGATGTACACCAGCTTGGACTtcagctgcccctgcctgccccagtaCAACATGGCATATGGCTTGGGGATCATGTTCGTGCCCCCCATCATCCTCTTCCTGTGCGGCCTCATCCTCAACAGGCAGTCTCTGGTGATGCTGGAGGAGTGGAGGCGACCACCGGGGCACAGGAAGAAGGACCAAGCTGTCATCAG atACATGTGTTCCTCCATCATGCAGCGAGCCATGGTTGCCCCTGTTGTCTGGATCATAGTCACCCTCCTGGATGGCAAATGCCTGATCTGTGCTTTCAGTGGCTCCCTGGATCCCCAGAAGTTTGTGGGCTTTGCCAATGTGAGCACGGAgcaggtgcagcagctgctggccaaGGTGCCCTGCAAGGATGACGAGCTCATGAGGAACAACACGTCCCGCAAGGCAGTGTCCAGGTACCTGCGCTGCTGGTCCCAG GCTCTTGGCTGGAGCATTTTGTTGATCCTGATCATAGCAGCTTTCCTTGCCCGCTGGCTCAGACCTTGCTTCAGCCAGGCCACCCTCCTGCAGGCACGTCACTGGAGCAACTACATTGACATTGAGCAAAAGATTTTTGAGGACacctgctgtgagcacagccgGCTCTTTGCTCACAAATGCATCCTCCACTTCTTCGAAAGCATGCAGCAAGAGATCAAACTGCACAGCTTCAGCTTGCCtagggagggagagggggctGAAGGAGGGGAAGGTCTTCTCCAGGGTATCACAGATCATGACCAGGTGAACAAACTTCTGAAAACGTGGTACTATGAGAAACCTCCCCTGGATGTCAGCCAGGCACACCAGAGGCATCCCCTGGTGCGAGAGAGATCCCCTTTGCCCAGGGCAGAAAATGCCAGAAGCCACTCCAAATTCCCCCAGCACACCAGTGTGTAA